The Magnolia sinica isolate HGM2019 chromosome 3, MsV1, whole genome shotgun sequence genome includes the window ATTATAAAGGATATCATCCGCCAAACATAATTGGATGAAGGTTTTCATCCTTTCATTCAGTTCTTTCTACTCTTCATTCCTCATAGTTGCAAAACGCTTCGCTATATCAATTTGTGTTGGTTGCAGTCCTTATTGAACTAGAAAGCCTCTCATTTTCACATTTAATAgtttaaagttatttttcccAGTGAATTTCTCTGTCCCATATTTCACGTTAGATCCCTTCATCGTCATGTTTCATATTCAAATtcaaatcctaactctaatactACTTGTTGGGGAATCGGGGAAGCAAACCCATAATTTAAAtcacacaataaaaaataaacacgAACAAAGCATGCATATGATCACACaaatttacgtgaaaaacccacaacacaaagcgacaagtaaatccactatgaaaatgaaattaaaagTGATAGAATCTCTTATAAATGCGAAAACCCTTGTTTTTACCTTTCCAAATCATAGAATTGATTTATCTCTCATTGTTCTACCCTAATCtcacaattacacccatatatatagtattacacacaaaataggaaacaaatcgcgcAATTGCACAAAATTGCGCACGCCGTCGATTTAAGCATCAATCGATCAACATCGATCGAGGAACCCTTGATCGATTGAGCCCACTatattcgatcaatcgaacatacTCAAAAGTGTCTAGAGGATTTGCATGAATTTTCTAAATTATCTCGATCGCTCGAACCTCCAAGGTTGATCGATCGAACctatccaaaactgtccagaaaCCAATCTGTCTAATCCGGGATTCACTCGACTGATTGAGCAGCTTGTTAATTAATCGAACTCCATTGTTTCTATACAGATTGAAGATATCCATACATTAGGCCCCACCATTTATGGACCATGCCATCTATTTCATTTGGCTGGACTATTCTATCTTTTGAAAAGAAACAAGATAACAGTTAGTTTTTCCTTTGTTGGCACTTAGCATCAAGCCAATTGTCTATTAGGAAAAAtggatttaaaaattaaagaaaatcagtttttcttgatttttgatttttagtTTTCCCTGTCTTTAATGTTTGGTTTAGTCCTACATTAGAAAGTAATTAGGAAATTTAAgcttttataataaaatcctTAACTTATTATTTGTATTAAGAATTAAGAGGGTGCCATGGATATTACCTAAATTTAGGTTTGTCAATGGACATATGCTGCCCTTTGGGCTTTTAGGCTCAATCTAATTCCGACTAGCTTTGGACTGAAATTAGGCACGAAGCCAGGCTCAGGCAAAAAATTTAGTTCCGTTTTAAAACTCGAATTGCCACTGACCGTGATATGGCCTAATAAAAAACCAGAGTCCGCACATGATAATTTTATCCTTGTTGTTGTGGGCCTACGTGTATTACACGCATGTGGTGCTTTTTTATTAGGCCACCTGAAATACTGAGGATCATGGCATGTTTAACACTCTGCTTAAGATTTCAAAGGCATTTTTTTTATATCACATatcacatatcatccatcatcCATAAACAACCCAGATCTGGCAAAAAAGTGGGTGGCTGGGCTGGATATTTTTCCGGCCCATCATGGTCCTGAtctggccttatatatatatatatatatatatatatatatataaaatattatatttcaaaTAGCATTTATTTATATTCGAAAGAGAATAGAAAAGCAGAATTCAACCCCTTCTTTTGGCGGCAAATATTGCCGTTGCAACAATAGAGGCAGCGACTACAGATGCCCACCTCAAAGCCCACCCATATCTGACCAAGAACTTTCCCGAACTCTCATCATGCCACTTCCTCATCCTACCAATTTCATCTTCCACAGCTGGGTATATGGACGGATGGGATGCAAAGCTACCCACCTTCTTCACAAAATCCAccacatctccctctctcttccacCTCCCCCTCACAACCCCAAACCTCTTCAACACCCTAACATCCTCCACGTCATCAACCAGCTCGTTCATGAGCTGGAAGTACCGAGTCACCGGCTGCTGCTGCTTTGAGTTCTCCAGCGCCATCAGATTGCTGACCACTGTCTCCGTCTTAGTATCGAACACCAGAGCAGGAAGTTTGAACACGGGCTCGGTGAACTGGACTTGAATGGCTCCATCTGTGTCCGCCTCGAACCGCACACCAGACCAGGCCAGCTCCTTGGCCGTCGGAATGGGCTTTGCTACCTTGGTGGTCAAGAGCGCCTGATCGTCTTTGGTGGGCTTCACCAGGCAGTAGTGCAAGCACTCAAGAAGGGTATTTTTGGTATTTAATTCCTTGGCAAGGCGGCCGTGGAACTTCTTCTTCTCGGCGTAGAAGGGGGAGTAATACCAACAAAAGAGAGAGACCACTTCATGGAAGTCCTCTCTGTTGAAGGGAAGCTTCAAATAATCAGTGGAAGGAGATGAACCCTTGCTGTCTTTCGGTATGAATTTTAAGGTTTCCATCACTGCCTGATCGAAATTTTGGATCACATTGATGGCGTGGTCGAGTAGGAGCTGGTTATCTAGCAGGGCCATATCTGAGAGTAGGTGACGGCCATGCTTCAAAATGACGTTATTGTCTGTTTTCTCTCTGTCCTCTTCAGCCCATTGCTTCAAGTGTTTGAGGAAGACCACAACAATATATATGGCATCGCATGTTTCTTTGATCTTTTTGGGCAGTTCTGTGGGATGTTCTTCTACCAGAGTAGCAATGGAGATTTCCTCAGGCTCAACTGTTTATGAAAAAGGTTTTAAAAATTAGGCTGAGTTGAACCTCATACATGAACGTAGAACTGTCAACCGGTACCTGAAAGTCCAGTTTTTGGACCCTTCAGGTctcaaaatttcagacccaagtCGAACTGTCAaccggccactagctgaccccagctcgaactcggctcggctcgggccagttcaagccgagtttgagccaaaatcaagcctctgcggcattttcacaaacacatgcagtacacttttcaatttttcactgTATGTAAAAGTGCAGTAGCTGTttgtaagtatttcatcaaacaccttctgggCAAATGGTATTAtttcatatgcataccttccttgccactagccgacacttcgttgagtcatttcatcaaacacttggcgagcaacatcaataccaaagcaaccgagtcaccgaactagttcaatccgagttcaattcgagtggggattcgatccgagtcgaaattttttttcaaactaaaaaatcagctcggctcagcttagaaccgagtcaaatcgagccttttcgagtcgagtcaagcgagctaaccgagctaactcggttcgtgtgcaCCCCAAAACCAAACCCATAGGCATGGCAAGGGCAAGCTCGGGCTGGCCCATTCCCGTATTTCGACTGTGTGGCCTATCCGTACAAATGCAAAAGAGCGCGTTTAAACGCTACCCATGCGTGTTGTATAATTCAGCCATCGGGTGGGCCTGATAATACAAATGCTCTCATTTCACCTGGACCTGAACCCAAACTCGAGACCCAGGTCCAGAGCAGtgccaaagtatcaaagttcttctcaATTACCTGATGGTTGAGATGTGGTCCAGTACCCTGCAGTAGTTGCTGCTAACAGTGCAAAAGAATCTCATGAggaggtttgctcgaatacattGAGACGTAATATTAGAATGTGATATGTCCCCACTTTAACCTTTCAATGCAAtggtggcaatgggtcaggttAGCCCATGGGTCAACTTGACCGACCGACTTTTGAAGTGGGTTGAGGCAAAACTAAATGAGTAACAGTTGGGCTTGACCAGAAATGTGATcacatttaagtaaatgggtcaaGCTTAGGTAGAACTGTGCCAGATCTGACCCACGCATGTAGGTACAATTAAGTCGTGGTGGGTTGGGTTAGCTGGGGCTGACCCATTTAAATTTAAATCGGTCGAGCCAGATCCAGCTAAGCTTGGTGAATTTTAATTGGTTGGGTTGGTTGGTCGGGTTCCAGTTAGAATTCTTGGCTGAGTTGTGCTTGGGCACACCCTAACTGGCTTGAACCAGCTGATACATTGCAACCTCTACTTGAATCTATgttctttcaatgatccaaactgtcataATCATATACTATGACAAGAGTTACCTAGCTCGCTTGCTGTCTCGCTTCGCATCCTTGAATGCTCATAGGAATAGGATTTTTCTGCTACTGTCTCGCTTGGCATCCTTCCAGTCCATGTGATGGCAGCTGAGATGGAAAGAACACCGTCAATATGAAAAGTGTGAGGAACTGACGCAGGGATGACTGTGATGAAGTCATCACCGCTCGTCCTCAGGGACAACTACTCCGAATTTAGGGAGCTTTTTTGGACTCCTCGCTATAGACTTCTTGAATTcacaggaaaaaaaagaaaagaaaaatggaaataaattctataaaatttataattttattgattgatTATTCACTAATgtatctccttacaccattaataaataaaaaataaatcaaaatcgtaattatcaaaaataacaaaat containing:
- the LOC131238761 gene encoding uncharacterized protein LOC131238761 encodes the protein MALLDNQLLLDHAINVIQNFDQAVMETLKFIPKDSKGSSPSTDYLKLPFNREDFHEVVSLFCWYYSPFYAEKKKFHGRLAKELNTKNTLLECLHYCLVKPTKDDQALLTTKVAKPIPTAKELAWSGVRFEADTDGAIQVQFTEPVFKLPALVFDTKTETVVSNLMALENSKQQQPVTRYFQLMNELVDDVEDVRVLKRFGVVRGRWKREGDVVDFVKKVGSFASHPSIYPAVEDEIGRMRKWHDESSGKFLVRYGWALRWASVVAASIVATAIFAAKRRG